One Polaribacter sp. SA4-12 genomic window carries:
- a CDS encoding DHH family phosphoesterase, with protein sequence MNIYKQIEAEIQAASNIVITAHRSADGDSIGSSLGLLHFIEKLGKKAVVCHPDKAPDFLYWLDTSAILLMEENPEEVTAQMQKADLIFCLDYNATNRVGPEMQVLLEEATCKKIMIDHHLNPEEFPTITVSETTASSTSQLIVDLIEQSGHLDLLDEKIGTPLYLGILTDTGSFRFNSVKPRTHEVLAKILAAGVEHHLIHEKLSDNNTESRLRLQGYAMSEKLEILYQHNVAIISLSKEELAKYNYKKGDTDSLANLVLSIKGMKAAIVFTERDGIMKISFRSKGAENPVNVLAKEHFNGGGHANASGGMSDLTVEETLEKLKGLIPQYFKKQE encoded by the coding sequence ATGAATATTTACAAACAAATAGAAGCAGAAATTCAAGCTGCATCAAATATCGTTATTACAGCTCATAGATCTGCAGATGGAGACTCAATTGGTTCTTCTTTAGGTTTACTTCATTTTATAGAAAAATTAGGTAAAAAGGCTGTTGTTTGTCATCCAGATAAAGCTCCAGATTTTTTATATTGGTTAGATACTTCAGCGATTCTTTTAATGGAAGAAAATCCAGAAGAAGTAACTGCACAAATGCAAAAAGCAGATTTAATTTTCTGTTTAGATTATAATGCAACAAATAGAGTAGGGCCAGAAATGCAAGTTTTGTTAGAAGAGGCAACTTGTAAGAAAATAATGATTGATCATCATTTAAATCCTGAAGAATTTCCTACAATAACTGTTTCTGAAACAACTGCTTCATCAACATCTCAATTAATTGTAGATTTAATAGAGCAATCAGGTCATTTAGACTTGTTAGACGAAAAAATAGGAACACCTTTATACTTAGGTATTTTAACAGATACTGGTAGTTTTAGATTCAATTCTGTAAAACCAAGAACACATGAGGTTTTAGCTAAAATTTTAGCAGCAGGAGTAGAACATCATTTAATTCACGAAAAATTAAGCGACAATAATACTGAAAGTCGTTTGCGTTTGCAAGGATATGCAATGAGTGAAAAGTTAGAGATTTTATACCAACACAATGTTGCTATTATTTCTTTATCTAAAGAAGAATTGGCTAAGTACAATTACAAAAAAGGAGATACAGATAGTTTGGCAAATTTAGTTTTGTCTATAAAAGGGATGAAAGCTGCCATTGTTTTTACAGAAAGAGATGGAATTATGAAAATTTCTTTTAGATCTAAAGGTGCAGAAAACCCTGTAAATGTTTTAGCTAAAGAGCACTTTAATGGTGGAGGACATGCAAATGCTTCTGGTGGAATGAGTGATTTAACTGTAGAAGAAACATTAGAAAAATTAAAAGGATTGATTCCTCAATATTTTAAAAAACAAGAATAA
- a CDS encoding helicase HerA-like domain-containing protein, translating to MSQKEEFFEYINNGYKTKGDAIELGAAMLGEETITDAIVKIPLKTLNRHGLIAGATGTGKTKTLQVLAENLSEKGIPVLLMDIKGDLSGLAKASPGHAKIDERHAKIGFPFTAKKFPIEVLTISEQDGTRMRATVSEFGPVLLSRILDLTETQSGIVAIIFKYCDDNKLPLLDIKDFKKVLQFVTQEGKEEIQNEYGRISTSSTGAILRKIVEIEQQGGDLFFGEKSFEVEDLTRVDEDGKGIISVLRLTDIQDKPKLFSTFMLQLLAEVYETFPEQGDSGRPELIIFIDEAHLVFEEASKALLNQIESIVKLIRSKGIGLYFVTQNPKDVPEDILAQLGLKIQHALRAFTAKDRKAIKLAAENYPDSEYYDTKEVLTQLGIGEAFVSVLNEKGIPTPLARTMLRAPMSRMDILTDKELKNVINNSRLFYKYNEDLDRESAYEKLNSKIASINKAEEKAIKAELDRKEKEKEAKEKEKEKQREERASRSSSRRRSTAQNPLIKVLTSATFIRAAFGILKKVLK from the coding sequence ATGAGTCAGAAGGAAGAATTTTTTGAATACATTAATAATGGTTATAAAACCAAAGGAGACGCTATAGAGTTAGGAGCAGCAATGTTGGGCGAAGAAACCATAACAGACGCAATTGTAAAAATTCCTTTAAAGACTTTAAATAGACATGGTTTAATAGCTGGTGCAACAGGTACAGGTAAAACAAAAACATTACAAGTTTTAGCAGAAAACCTTTCGGAAAAAGGAATTCCGGTGTTGTTAATGGATATTAAAGGAGATTTATCTGGTTTGGCAAAAGCAAGTCCTGGTCATGCAAAAATAGATGAGCGTCATGCAAAAATTGGTTTTCCTTTTACAGCTAAAAAGTTTCCGATAGAAGTGCTTACAATTTCTGAACAAGATGGAACAAGAATGCGTGCTACAGTTTCTGAATTCGGACCAGTTTTATTATCAAGAATTTTAGATTTAACAGAAACACAAAGTGGAATTGTTGCCATCATTTTTAAATATTGTGATGATAATAAATTACCATTATTAGATATTAAAGATTTCAAAAAAGTATTACAGTTTGTAACGCAAGAAGGAAAAGAAGAAATCCAAAATGAATATGGACGAATTTCAACATCTTCTACAGGCGCAATTTTGCGTAAAATTGTAGAAATAGAACAACAAGGAGGAGATTTATTCTTTGGTGAAAAATCTTTTGAAGTTGAAGATTTAACACGCGTAGATGAAGATGGAAAAGGAATTATTTCTGTTTTACGTTTAACAGATATTCAAGACAAACCAAAGTTGTTTTCAACATTCATGTTGCAATTATTAGCTGAGGTTTATGAAACTTTTCCTGAACAAGGAGATAGTGGTAGACCCGAATTAATCATTTTTATAGATGAAGCACATTTGGTATTTGAAGAAGCGTCTAAAGCTTTATTAAACCAAATAGAAAGCATTGTAAAACTAATTCGTTCTAAAGGTATTGGTTTGTATTTTGTAACGCAAAACCCTAAAGATGTGCCAGAAGATATTTTAGCACAATTAGGATTAAAAATTCAACACGCTTTAAGAGCTTTTACAGCAAAAGATAGAAAAGCAATTAAGTTGGCAGCAGAGAATTATCCAGATTCAGAATATTACGATACCAAAGAAGTATTAACCCAATTAGGTATTGGAGAAGCTTTTGTATCCGTTTTAAACGAAAAAGGTATTCCAACTCCGTTGGCAAGAACAATGTTGCGAGCGCCAATGAGTAGAATGGATATTCTTACAGATAAAGAATTGAAAAATGTGATTAATAATTCGCGTCTTTTTTATAAATATAATGAAGATTTAGACAGAGAAAGTGCGTACGAAAAGCTGAATTCTAAAATAGCGAGTATTAATAAAGCAGAAGAAAAAGCGATTAAAGCAGAGTTAGACAGAAAAGAGAAAGAAAAAGAAGCTAAAGAAAAAGAAAAGGAAAAACAAAGAGAAGAAAGAGCTTCGAGAAGTTCTTCCAGAAGGAGAAGCACTGCACAAAACCCGCTAATAAAAGTATTAACAAGCGCTACTTTTATAAGAGCGGCATTTGGAATATTAAAAAAAGTATTGAAATAA
- a CDS encoding cupin domain-containing protein codes for MKKKYTIQKSPFVVPTTDGKLIEEHFGNATDGNSQLSIAHMIAPSGWSEPFQTPKFDEYTYIIKGKKQFIIDGETVVLEAGQSIKIESNTRVQYSNPFEEKCEYIAICLPAFSMNLVNREEE; via the coding sequence ATGAAGAAAAAATATACCATTCAAAAATCACCATTTGTTGTACCAACAACAGATGGTAAATTAATTGAAGAACATTTTGGAAACGCAACAGACGGAAATTCTCAATTAAGTATCGCACATATGATTGCGCCTTCTGGTTGGAGCGAACCATTTCAAACTCCAAAATTTGATGAATATACATACATCATAAAAGGTAAGAAGCAATTTATTATAGATGGAGAAACAGTTGTTTTAGAGGCTGGTCAATCCATTAAAATAGAAAGTAATACTAGAGTTCAATATTCAAATCCTTTTGAGGAAAAATGTGAATATATTGCTATTTGTTTGCCCGCTTTTTCTATGAATTTAGTAAATAGGGAAGAAGAATAA